In Quercus robur chromosome 11, dhQueRobu3.1, whole genome shotgun sequence, the following proteins share a genomic window:
- the LOC126707052 gene encoding NAD(P)H-quinone oxidoreductase subunit 1, chloroplastic has translation MIIDIREVQDINSFYKVESLKGVYGIIWVLVPILTPVLGITIGVLVIVWLEREISAGLQQRIGPEYFGPLGVLQALADGTKLLFKENLLPSRGDTQLFSIGPSIAIIAILLSYSVIPFDYHLVLADLNFGVFLWIAVSSIAPIGLLISRYGSNNKYSFLGGLRVAAQSISYEIPLTLCVLAISLLSNSLSTVDIVEAQSKYGFWGWNLWRQPIGFIIFLISSLAECERLPFDLPEAEEELVAGNQTEYSGIKFGLFYVASYLNLLISSLFVTILYLGGWNISIPYIFVAELFEINKAHEVFGMTIGIFITLAKTYLFLFIPITTRWTLPRLRMDQLLNLRWKFLLPISLGNLLLTTSFQLSSL, from the exons ATGATAATTGATATAAGGGAAGTACAAGATATCAATTCTTTTTACAAAGTGGAATCTTTAAAAGGGGTCTATGGAATTATATGGGTGCTTGTCCCTATTTTGACTCCTGTATTAGGAATCACAATAGGCGTACTAGTAATTGTATGGTTAGAAAGAGAAATATCCGCAGGGCTACAACAACGTATTGGACCCGAATATTTCGGTCCCTTAGGAGTTCTTCAAGCTCTAGCAGATGGGACAAAATTACTTTTCAAAGAAAATCTTCTTCCATCTAGAGGAGATACTCAGTTATTTAGTATCGGACCATCCATAGCAATTATAGCAATTCTACTAAGTTATTCAGTAATTCCTTTTGACTATCACCTTGTTTTAGCCGATCtcaattttggggtttttttgtgGATTGCGGTTTCAAGTATTGCTCCCATTGGACTTCTTATCTCAAGATATGGCTCAAacaataaatattcttttttaggTGGTCTACGAGTTGCTGCTCAATCGATTAGTTATGAAATACCATTAACTCTATGTGTATTAGCAATATCTCT ATTATCTAATAGTTTAAGTACAGTTGATATTGTTGAGGCTCAATCAAAATATGGTTTTTGGGGTTGGAATTTGTGGCGTCAACCTATAGggtttatcatttttctaatcTCTTCCCTAGCAGAATGTGAGAGATTACCTTTTGATTTACCGGAAGCAGAAGAAGAATTAGTAGCAGGTAATCAAACCGAATATTCGGGTATCaaatttggtttattttatgttGCTTCCTATCTAAACCTATTAATTTCTTCATTATTTGTAACAATTTTGTACTTGGGTGGTTGGAATATCTCTATTCCATACATATTCGTTGCTGAgctttttgaaataaataaagcaCATGAGGTCTTTGGAATGACAATTGGTATCTTTATTACATTAGCCAAAACTTATTTGTTCCTGTTCATTCCTATCACAACAAGATGGACTTTACCTAGGCTAAGAATGGACCAACTATTAAATCTGAGATGGAAATTTCTTTTACCTATTTCTCTCGGCAATCTATTATTAACAACCTCTTTCCAACTCAGTTCACTGTAA